From the genome of Eremothecium gossypii ATCC 10895 chromosome I, complete sequence:
TGGCGGAGCCAGAGCACAAGCCGTCCGCCTGGGCGCCAGCGGGCGGCGTCAAGCGGCGCCGGCTCAGCGTCGCCCCAGGCGCGCCTGCGGTCCGCTGTGCCGAGGCGGGCAGCAACGATGGCCAAGATTACGATGAAGATTTTAGCGGGCTTGAAAGTAGCCCAGAGACTCCTGATCCAGAAATCTTGGTCGACACAGAAGAGGACCCGCTCTTGCGGCGAGTGCTAGACGACCGCGGCGAGGTGCGGCTGTATCGCGCGCAGAGCGTGCCATCGACACAAGGCAGCAACGACACGCCGATATTATTACTGAGCAGTGATGACGAGGCTGGCAGGCCCAGTGGTGAACGCGAGCCCAATTCTGCGTCGGCCAAAGCTGCGCAGAGCTCATGGAAAATGACTACTATGAAGTCGTCCAGTGACCGGGAAATCGAGTACCCATCTCAAGATGCGCTCCTGCAGCATTTAGCGCGGCGAGAACAGGACTACTACGACAAACTAGTACAGCTGAAGACGACGAAACAGATTTTACAGAGTAAAATTAGCCGCAGAGAGACTCAGATTCGAGCCAAGGGGGATTCCAATGAAAAACTAATTGATGCCAACAGAAATACTCAGGGAAAATTGACCAACGCTGAAGCACTTCTGCGACGTACTGAGCTTGACTACGCTGCATTTCAGCGCCAAAAACGGGAAGCGCTACTCCGTATGCAACTCAGCATGGTCGACCAAAAAGCAGACAAGGTGAGGTACCAGCAGACGAAGATGGCACTCTTGCGTGTACAACTTGATAATGCACCGCATACGTTTGGCGATGAAGCGGAGCTGAAAAATGAGCTGAGACGTATAAGATCCGAGCTCAGCAGTCTTAGTGTTTCCGAGGAGACGCATGCTGACCGTAGTGAAGCATCACATGGGATCTTTAAGCGGACATGCATGAAGGCATTGGAGCTGCTAGAAGCGTCTGACAGGAGCCAAGAAAATAGGCAAGCCGTGCAGCGTTTGATTAAGGAAGTGCTCCGTTTAGAAGAGCATTTTCTCTCGAAGTCACTTTCTGCAggcgagcgcgagcgcgggTCTAAAATATCGCAGGAGTTGCAGCGGCAGGGTATTCGCATGCCTTTTGTATATAATCGCCTCCAGAGTATTTGTGATACCCCTGAATCTGTTGTAGCTAATATCAACGAAAACTTGGGCGCAGCTGAATTCATAAGTGCTTTGAATTCTGCGCTCAGTTCTGGAAACACAATGACAGAGAAGAGCCAAACAGCCAATTCGGCGGCATTTTTCTACACAATTTCGAAAGTGCGATCCATCCTTGCGTCCTCTAATAGATCACCGGAGCTTAAAACTGATATCAATAACAATCTTCTGGCTATAGAGGCATATCAGCAACTTGTATTTTGTGGACTTACACCCGATGATGAGCGTAAATCTGCTGTGCTGAAGGCTATTCGAATGCTTTACAAGCAGGGCGTGAAGATGCCTCTGGTTTATCAGGTCTTAGAAGAGCAAGGCCTCAATTGGAGGTATGATCCAACTGGTGCATTGAAGAACATCAGCGATGCCAGAGACCTGATCGCCCAAAACACAAAGCGCTCTGCTGAGACAAAGCAAAAGATCTACAATCTCCTCGATGAAGTTGAGAAGACGATAAAGGAAACAATGCAGAATGTTACCCCTACAATATACAAAACCACCAATATTAGTCTTAATTTAACTGCACTAAAAAATCTAGGAGTGAAGATGCCAGTTGTTGACAGGACTGTGGCAGCTTATTTGAAGCGCATGAAGAAGTCTTCTCAGCAGCCGCAGAAGAGTGTGAAGGTAGAATCTGAAACGAGCACAGACTCAATCAACGGTGATGAGGAAATGCGCTATTTCCAATCGATTCAGCAAGCAGTTTCAACGTACAGCACAGCTTTAAATCGAGCACGTCTGGGGTACGATAGAGTACGCAGGATACTTTTGGCCCTAGAGGCTTTAAGAGCGTATAGAGAATTGTTCCATCGTGCCGATGCTCCGCTATTCTGGAATCAGAAGGTACAGGACTCTTTGAATACCTTGATGGACATCAATCTGCAACTTCCTCCTGTGTTTAGGTATCTCAAACAACGTGGATTTCATACAGGGGATAACAAGTACGTTAATTCCGATGATATTGATAAGGATGGGGTTATAGAACCTTTGATGATACAAGGAGATCCAGAGGATGCTGATTTGAAGGAATTGGGGGACCTTGCTGCAGGAAATCAACTGCAAATGGCCAATATATACACGTCTAGGGACCATCAAAGTTTGAATGAGCTTCTAGAGAGCTTAAAACAAGCCGAAACCAGCATTGATGGCGAAGAGTTAACGCCACCAGATATGACTGTCAACTTATTAAAGCATCAGCGCCAGGGTCTATATTGGCTGCTGAAGACAGAAAGCTCCAAATTTAAAGGTGGACTACTTGCAGACGACATGGGTCTCGGAAAGACTGTACAGGCAATTGCATTGATGCTGGCAAACAGATCAGCCGACAGTACTTGCAAAACAAATTTGGTTGTAGGACCTGTTGCTGTGCTTAGAGTTTGGCATGATGAGATTAATACTAAAGTTAAGAAGCAAGCACAGTTCAGTGTCATGATATATGGTGGTTTTGGTGGGAAAAAGGTAGAGAATTTCAAAGCGATGCATAACTATGATGTAGTTCTGGTATCATACCAGACTCTTGCCGTTGAATTTAAAAAGCATTGGCCAGCGCGGCTACAGGGCACATCTGAAAATGGAGGCCAGCTGCCTGAAGTTGCCAGTATCAAGGCCATGAACTCGATGAAATTACGGAATGAATACTGGTCTCCCTTTTTTAGTGACGATTCAAACTTCTATCGCATAATACTGGATGAGGCTCAGAATATTAAAAATAAGCAAACACAGGCGGCGAAGGCATGCTGCACCTTGAATGGTACCTACAGATGGGCATTGTCTGGTACACCGATACAGAATAACATCTTGGAGCTCTACTCCCTGCTCCGATTTTTAAGAATTGCGCCTTATAATCGAGAGCAAAAGTTCAAAGAAGATATTGGGAATGCTTTGTTATCTAGAGGTGGTGATTTCGATAGTATGGACACGAAGCGAGCGCTTAAAAAAGTTCGGGTCCTCTTGCGAGCAATTATGCTTCGGAGGGCAAAGACCTCGCAGATCAATGGCCAGCCAATACTCGAATTACCTGCTAAACATATTCGGAAAAAAGAAGACATACTTGACGGTCAGGATTTGGAGTTTTACAAGTCTTTAGAACATGAAACTGCTATTCAAGCCAGAGCGTTGTTAAATGAAAGGAAGGCCAGTTCCTCATCAAATATTTTGACTTTGTTGCTGCGGTTGCGCCAAGCTTGCTGCCATCAAGAACTGGTTAAACTGGGCAAGGCAAAAGCAATTGGGACACGAGTAGTAAATGGAATGGATTTCATTAAGGATTGGCTCCGGCTATACAATGTGGCCAAACGAATTGGCACAGAGGGGAAGGGAACAGTCAGCCAGTCACTTGAGAATATGATTTGTCCATTTTGTATGGAACAAATGGAGATAGAATCTTTGTCAGTTCTTACTCCATGTGGGCATCTATTATGCGATGCCTGCGTAGAACCTTATCTTGAAGATGCAAGGGAAAGTGAATATGCCCGTAAAGGCCCAAAAGGAACGCGTTCGACTTTTGTGCCATGCTTGGTGTGCGAGAAGCTCATAAATGATCATGAGATAATATCTTATCAACTATATCATCAAGCTGTGGTTAAAGGAATTAGTACTGATGAATTGCGTGAGGAGTATGAAAATGAAATGACCAAAAGACGACACAAACTAAAGTACGACTATCAGTTGAACTTTGAAAACTTACACCAGTCAAAGAAGGTACAGCAGTGCCTCGGGATCATAAAGACTGTTTTGGACAACAGCACAGACGAAAAACTTATAGTGTTTTCTCAATTCACAACGTTTTTTGATATACTGCAGTTTTTTATTAAGAAGGTATTAAACGTCAGTTATTTACGGTACGACGGTACTATGAACGGTAATGTTAGAGCAAGCGTCATCGAAAGATTTTATAGGGAAAAAAACGAGCGGTTGCTTCTGATTTCAATGAAGGCAGGAAATTCTGGGCTGACACTGACCTGCGCAAACCATGTAATTCTCGTTGACCCATTTTGGAATCCTTATGTTGAGGAACAGGCTATGGATAGATGCTACCGGATTAGCCAACAACGAGAGGTGTACATTCACAGACTTCTACTCAAAAATACAATAGAAGATAGAATTGTAGAGCTCCAGAACAGGAAACGGACTCTGGTGGAGAATGCTATGGATCCCACTGAACTCAGAGAGGTTAATAGGCTAGGACGTCAAGAACTTGGGTTCTTGTTTGGGATCAACTCATTGCCCGGAAGGGAGTAATATGCGCGCTAGGAGACAATATGCGCCCATGCCGTTTATGAAAGACCAACGTAAAACCTTTAGCAAAGTGACCCTGTTTACCGAAATAAACATGTGTATTAACGAGTGCCTGTTTCCTTTGCTTTATATGCGATCATAAGACATGAATATAAACGTTATATGTAATGAACTATGATATAGTAGAACATATCAATAATCCGTTACCATTCGGTAACGTGGGTGGTCAATCCCGTAGTTCAAGATCCTGGAGCTACCCATTAACAGATAATCCGATATAGTGTAACGGCTATCACATCACGCTCTCACCGTGGAGACCCGGGTTCGACTCCCGGTATCGGAGATCACTTCTGATTTGAAATTTTTTTGGCGCTCTCTTCTGGGCAACGAGACAGACTCGCCTGTGCCAGAAGTGACGATCTTCAACATATGTGGTGTTAGTCCGGTTTTCTTATATCAATGGTGTATTAACATGCTGTTAGTAATTGTTAGTTGTACCTCGACTGTACCTCTTGGTAAAGGCAGGTATATAGTTGCGGCAATTCGAATAGCTGCGACTCGTCCTGGGCATTATGTTCGCGCACGTCCTGCAACCAAACTTGCTGCATCACGAAATCCACGAGCCGCTCCGACTTCATTAGGTAGCTCGACTCGTAGCGCGGGCGCTGCTCAAAAGGCGAGAGGAACTCCACCATCTGGTTGTACTGCGACTTCAAAAGGTAGTGTTTCCAAATCAACGGGTCGTTCCGCGGAAGCTTGATGGACACTGTGTAAAAGTTAAAGCCGTCTACCGGCATCGAGGGCGAAAGATCCTCGTCGTCCGACCAGAAGAAGTCGAGTTTGATGGCTTGCACCGTCGTCTTCACGAGCTTGACTTGGTGCACGACACAAAGCCGCTGGTCCTTCAACGAATTGCACTCCAACTGGAGCGTGTCCGATAGACGCCGCAAATTCGAGTCCGTGGCAGGGTCTAGGTGCACGCGCGCTGCCTTAAGCCCCTCGTAGGGCGTGCATATTAATTGTATGTTATCTGTGCAGTCTTGAAACGCAATTGGGCTCTCTAGCTCCATGTCAACGTCCGAGTCGCCGTCCGAGTCTTGCTCCAAGGACGGCAGCGAGGGGAGCGGGCTCAGCATCTCTTCATGCCAGTTGAAATGGTTTTTATCATGCTTGACAATCATGTTATTTTTTTTTAGCAATGCGATGATGCAGGAGCAGTCTGATAGCGCTGGCAGCTAGTCCGGCTGGCTTTAAGTGTATATGCTCTCTGCCCCGCTGTTTTTGTGCCCTGCTGCGTTGCAATTTTGTCCGTCACGCTGACATGCCTCGAGGCTTGCCGCTCCGCCCAACACTTGCTGCATGCGCGCACAGCTTCCTGCGTCAGCAAAGCATCCCTGCACAAGCATGCTTTGCTCTACACGTGACGTTGCCACACTTATCCCAATGCGTCAACGCTGACGCTGGTCGGCCCCTTAAAGGTGTTGAAAAAATTTTCTTTTTGAAGCCCTTGTAGACCAAACAAAATCTCATACCCATACGCTAGTACACGACTAGAGCGCCGCCACACGGGGAACGAAAACAGTTCCGGACAGTTGAGAAACAAAGAGTAGCAAAGTAGCACGATGGGCGCGTGGCTATTTGTGTTTGCGTTCGTTATGAACGCAGTCAGCATGTTCCTGCAGGTGCACTTCACAATCATGTATGCGGATCTGGAGGCGGATTACGTCAACCCCATTGAGCTGTGCTCAAAGGTCAACCGGCTAATAACGCCCGAGGCGGGTGTGCATGCGTTCATCTCTCTGCTCTTCCTGCTGAACGGGTACTGGTTTGTGTTCTTGCTGAACCTGCCGGTGCTCTTCTACAACGCGAAGAAGATATACCACAAgatgcagctgctggacgcgACGGAGATCTTCCGCACGTTGTCGAAGCACAAGCGGGAGTCGTTCCTGAAGCTGGGCTTctacctgctgctgttctTTTTCTACCTGTACCGCATGATCATGGCGCTGATCGCGGAGGACAACTGAGTATAGGTAAGCTATGTAGCGGTATGTATCGCAACACTTTACACAGTCGCGACCCGGGCTACAGCGaccgcgcggccgcggtgCGCAGGCCATGCAGGCGCGCGTTGAGCCTCAGCAGCGCGGCCAGGTCCTGGGCCTGCGCGGAGtcgcgcgcagcagctaGATCGAGctccgcgcgctgcgcgcgcacgGCCACAAGCTCCTCCGTGAGCTCGTGTCGCAACCGCAGGATCTGCTTCATCTGGTAGCACAGCTCGTTGTTGGAGCGGTGGATATCCACGATGTCGCGCAGGTCTGCGCGCACCTGTGCCTCGAGCCGTTCGAAAATGCGCAACTCCAGCTTGTACGAAAGCCGCTCCGCACGCGTGCGCGCGCGTCGGAAGCGCTCGGCACATTGCGGCGCCAGCTGTTGTGAAAACAGTGCCGTCACAACCTCCGACAGCACTTCTACGGTCGCCACGGACGTGATCGACGTCGCCAGCTGCGTGGCCGAGAGCCCCGCAAACCGGCTGGCCTCGTCGGCCGCCTCGCCGGGCGCCTCGCCCCCAGCTGCAGGACTCCCGGCGGCACTGGGCGCCTCGTCGACCGCCTCCGGCGGTTCCCAGGCAGCCGCGTCGCCCGGCGACCCAACCGCCCAGTCCCCGGCCTCCAGCTGCGGCAGATCTGCAGGCTCCTCCGGTGGTTCCACGGACTCTTCCGCTGCCGtggccgcggccggcgcaCCGTCCTGGATCACCACTTCCTGTTCCacgcgccgcagcgcgctcCCCCGCTGCCGGTACAGTAGCTTCACGCGGCGCTCCATGCTGTCTCGCTGCgcttgcgcagcgcgcgTCGCCTATAACCACGGTGTCACGTGgttatcacgtgacacaaGATCATGGCATCCAGATCACGTGGCTGATTGCAAAAGACGTCAGTCATGCAGAAGGAATGTGACAACTCCCGATGACACCACGGGGAGCTCCAAAGCGGGACAAGGCTCGTAGAGCGGCTCCTGCCCATTTGCGCAAGGATTTCCCGCACGTTCACGCACGTGACGCATGTCACATAGTGCTACACCGGAACACCGCATCACGGCACCGCGCCCGATCGCAACCACGTGACCTCGCGTAGGAAGCGCAACTTAGATAATCCATAACTGCCGCAAGCAATGTTATATAACATCGCCAAGGGCCCCAGTCCCTGCACCGGCCACTGCGCAAGAGTTTTTACTTTCTCCTCGCAGCTGGAACTCGCGGCTAGTGACTGTTCCCGGAATCCCCGCAACGACGGTCCATCTGTAGCCCTTAGCTAATCGCAGTCCACATCTCTCCGGCGCCAACACCGCGTTGCCCCTTTAGCTGACCTCTTGCTCTGGCGCGGGATCCACTATAAATCGAGCGAACGCCCCGCCACCGTATGAAGTTTTTCGGTTTGTTTCTGCTCATCCATACATATTAAGTCAGGTACAGGCCGCCGGCGAGTGTACGACACCACTGAACTTTGATTGAACTTAGGATTGACACTGCTGCGCACACTCTTTGATTGCGCGAATAGGTCTACGGTATTTCAGGCGTGGTGTTCGTAGCGAGCAGCACAATTGAACGGCAACGTCCCCAGGGCTATACTTTACGGGCCCTTGCAGATCTCTGCTCACTGGCATTGGCGCAGTTCGCAGGTCGCACGTCTTGCCTTTTTGCAGCGGCTGAAGCGTGGTGTCTAGTATTGCGTAAGGCTTTTTCGGCCGGCTAGGCGCGTGCTATATATACGTCCGAGGCGTAGCGTACAAGACGCTTTCAAGACGCAGCGAAGATAGAATGGCGGATACGCAGATCCCAGAGCCGCCGTCGACGACGGTGCAGACGTCCAGCGAGCCACCGCGCACGCTGTGGATGGGTGATCTGGACCCGTCGTTCGACGAGGCGACGATCCAGCACGTGTGGCTGACAGTGGGGCACCAGGTGCAGGTGAAGCTCATTCGGGCGAAAAAGAACCTGCTGATTCCATGCAGCACGAGCAGCACGCTGTCCGCGTCGCACGTGGACGAGGAGCGGATCCAGATAAACGGCGTCTCGTTCATCGACCCGAACACAACGCAGCTGCACCACGCGGGCTACTGCTTCGTGCAGTTCGCGAACTTGCAGGAGGCGCAGGCGGGCCTGCAGCTCAATGCGACGCCGCTGCCGAACGTGGTGAGCCCGACCACGCGCAACCCCACGAACCCGACCGGCAAGCGCAACTTCCGCCTCAACTGGGCCTCGGGCGCCACACTGCAGAGCGATATCCCGGCTACGCCGGAATTCTCACTGTTCGTGGGCGACCTGTCGCCCACCGCGACCGAGGCGCACCTGCTGTCGCTCTTCCAGACCAAGTTTAAGTCCGTCAAGACCGTGCGCGTGATGACCGACCCCATCACTGGCGCGTCGCGCTGCTTCGGCTTCGTGCGCTTCGCGGACGAGAAGgagcgccgccgcgccctcgCCGAGATGAACGGCGTGTGGTGCCAGGggcgccagctgcgcgTCGCCTACGCGACGCCGCGTAACAACCTCctgcaacagcagcaggcccaccccgcgccgcctgcgccgccgtctccgcccgcgccgcccgcgcagACCCTGCCTGACAGCCTTGGCCTGCTGGTCGGCGTGCCCAGCCTCGCGCAGCTCGACGCCGCCAGTCTCGGCCGCGCCCAGCAGCccctgctgctgggcgcCGCCGGCTCGCTCGTCGGGAGCAACTCGCTGCCGCttgcggcgccgcgccagctgccCGCCGACACCGCCAACACCACCGTCTTCATCGGCGGCCTCAGCAACATGATCTCCGAGGGTCAGCTGCACGCGCTGTTCATGCCCTTCGGCAATATCCTCAGCGTCAAGGTCCCGCCCGGCCGCGGCTGTGGCTTCGTGCGCTTCGAGAACCGCATGGACGCGGAGGCCGCCATCCAGGGCATGCAGGGGTTCATAGTCGGCGGTAACGCCATCCGCTTATCTTGGGGCCGTACCCACAGCCACAGCGGCTCCAGCGGCTCCAGCGGCTCCAGCGGCTCCAGCGGCTCGCTGGCCATCGACCACCACCCGTACCACCAGCacccgcagcagcagcgcttGGCATGGGCCTCACAGCAGCTCGGCGACGGCGTGAATCTCCGCTTTTCCGGCACAGGGTCCATGGCGGCCGCGGCAACCGCCGCTACCGGTCTCTTGCAGTCAGCCGCTCCACAGCAAACAGCTATCCACCCCTCGTTGCTGCCATAAGCATTCGTCGTACGAACTATTCTGACTGTTTATTGTTCCATTTTGGATTTCATTTGTTAACGTTTTTTGTTTTCGCATTTGGTCGCTGAACTCAATAATAATAAATGCTTTTTTGTGTAATCGTTAGTAGCCGTTCCTGGAGATAAGTCCGCGGCCGACTCGTATCAGCACCCTTGCACCACGTGGATATAGCGGCGCGTTGCGGTGGCGTTACCGGCTCCTACTACGAGCCAGATGCTGTCGCTACCACTGGCCCACCAGATGGGCGGGCGGCACGTGCTGCTAGTAGGATGCGGAGCGGTGGGCATGACGCGCGTGGACAAATTGGTGCCGACCGGCTGCAAGTTGACGGTGGTGGCGCCGGAGGTGGACGCGGGACTCGCCGCATACATGCCGGGCGGCATGGAGGTGGCGGCCGGCGCGACGTGGGTCAACAAGGGGTGGGAGCCGGGGCAGGTGTACCGGGTGGCGCGACGGGAGTTCGCGGCGGGCGACGAGGGGCTAGAGGCGTTTGCGTTTGTGCTGGCGTGCGTGCCGGCGGGGGGGCTGGGCGCGCGGGTGCACGCGCTGAGTcacgcgcgcggcgtgcaATGCAACGTGGCGGACGTGCCGGCGCTGTGCGACTTCTACTTTGGCAGTCAGTGCGCGCTGGGCGAGCGGGGCCTGCAGGTGCTGGTATCGTCCAACGGGGCGGCGCCGCGGTTGacggcgctgctgcgcgctgACATCGAGCGGCGGTACGCGGCGCTGGACTGGGACGAGATGTgcgggcggctgcgggcgctgcgcgagcgtGCCCGGGCGCTCAGCACGCAGGCCGGGCTGCCGGCAGAGGAGGCACTGCGCTTCCGCATGGACTGGATGCGGCAGGTGACGGACGCGTTCGGGCTGGAGCACTGCGCGGCCATGGACGTGGAGCGGCTGGCCGGGCTGTTCGGCGAGatggcggcggcggcggcggccgggcggccgcgcgcgctgccaGCGGACCTGGTGAGTGTGTATACAGAGTCGAGCACATAGAGCGGTGCATGTTTCCATGTATTTACGTAATATGACACTAAACACGACGGCTACGCCGTCTTTTTCTCGAGTGCCTCGCCCCGGCGCGCAGCAAAGCGAGTGGCTGCATCCTGGCCCTCCTTGACGACCGCCACGCGCATGGTGGCCAGGATGTTGTGGGCCGCGTTGGAGTGCATGTAGACACCGCCGTTGAACGCGCGGGTGGCGTCCTTGCCGAGCGCGGCCTGGATCAGGGTCTCGCCGCCCGGGTGCTCGGTGATGTAGCCGCTGACGTCGTGGACGATCCCGGAGATGACGACAAGGCCGGAATTCTCGCGGGACGCCCGCACAAACTCCGAGCGGTCCCACACGGGCAGCTGGGAGAGCGGCGTGCCCCAGTTGAGGCGCGAGCGGGCGTTGTccagcttcttctgcttTTGTTGGATCAGACCCTGCTGGATGGCGTTCTGCGAGAACTTCTTCAGGTCGTAGGCCAGCCCGACTAGCGACGCACAGTAGATGAACACCTTGGTGGGGTCATACTGGTACCAGCGGATGGCGTTCCGGTAGTCTGTTGGGAACTCGTGGTGGAAGTTGTGGTAGCCCTCGCCCAGGGTGACCAGGGCGGTTATCCAGTTGTCACGTGGGGTGCGGCGGTCGTCGAACGGCTGGTCGCCCAGGTAGTGTGCCAGAGAGTTGATGCAGAAGGTGGCCTGCTGGATGGCAAAGACACGGAGAATGCCCGCATACACGAGGCCGCCCCAGAAGTCGCGGAAGATGAAGTGGCAAATTATGGCGGGCAGAAGGAAGGCCATGAAAGCCATGATCAGAACGTAGTGGCGGTGCTGCAGGCGCACGACCCAGTCATTCATGAGGTCCTCGATGTCGGCGCGTGCGCGGTAGCGCGGGTTAGGTTGCAGCAGCATCCAGCCCATGTGCGAGTACCACAGCCCACGGCGGGCATCGTAGGGGTCGCGCGGCGTGTCTGTGTAGCGGTGATGTATGCGGTGCGAGTGGCCCCACCACTTGATCGAGCCCTCCACCGACGACGCGCCGAACAGAGCGTACATCACACGTAgcggccagcgcgcgctgTACGACCGGTGCGCCCAGAGTCTATGGTAGCCGGCCGTGATCCCCAGCCCGCCGAGGGAGTAGTATACGATGGCCAGCGCGAGCACCTCGAAGCGTGGCGGCACGCGCCCTGAGAGTGCGAGGTAAAGGCCTATTATAGGGACCACCACCACAAGCACTATGTTCACCCAGTTAACGTGCAGATGCCAGTTGTTCAGAGTCCATGGCTGCTCCGAGATGTGTTTGTGGTGGCGATAGTGCTCCTTCTCCCGCTGGTCGCGAGCCAACATCTCTGCCATGCTATCTTTTTCGAAGTCCACGGCGGCCATCGCCTTAGAGCCCATTAGCGCGCCGAGCCCATTGACCACGCGAACAGACGCCTTGTTGGCGCCCGCGGCGATCTTATTTGCGTTCGGAAGATCCACTTGTTCCATCAGGAGCGCCTTGATGGTGCATCCCACCAAGATGGCCCACCAAGATGACCCACCATATATAGGCGGTATCTGAGACCAACGACTCGGGTTTTGTTGGGGGGCCGTCCCAACAAGAAAAATCACGTGttggaaaagaaaccaaccgcACGTGAgaatcacgtgacagaCGACCTAGAAGAGCCCGTCGCATGCGGCGGTAAGGCAGACGACAGCGATATCAAGTGGAATAATTGACTAGAATATTCGTTAAAGTGACGGCGCTCACCCGGCTTTAGGAAAACGGGCTTTTGTGGCGCCCCTACCAATGCGAATAAGCGTGCCCTAGAGCTGCAAGGCGGTATGCCGTGTTTCTGGCGTTATACAAAGAGTTTGAAACACCCGCGTTATGACACCTTGTAGCATCGCCTCAGGTCCTCCAGACAAGCAGTCTTGTATGCGGACCGTACACCTTCTGTACGGCGCAAGTACATAAAGATTCGCTAGGCTATTAAATGTCCTAGACATATCGTCTCTTGGGCCCACCCTGCACCGTTAATCCAGGGTTCTTCCCCAGACACTTACTTCCGAGGATATCTGTTTCGCCTAGTATTCACGATATACGTGTTTCTGTGTCACCACAAGTAATACATAGCCGTTAATGACAATCGTTGCAATCGCATGCGCAACATTTCCTGACACCAACGGCCCCGCGCCATCGTCCCTACCCCTGGCACGCCGTTGACACGCCAACGGCCCCGCATTATCGTCCCTATCCCTGGCTAATCACTGTCGCACAGTTGCTA
Proteins encoded in this window:
- the NGR1 gene encoding Ngr1p (Syntenic homolog of Saccharomyces cerevisiae YBR212W (NGR1)), which codes for MADTQIPEPPSTTVQTSSEPPRTLWMGDLDPSFDEATIQHVWLTVGHQVQVKLIRAKKNLLIPCSTSSTLSASHVDEERIQINGVSFIDPNTTQLHHAGYCFVQFANLQEAQAGLQLNATPLPNVVSPTTRNPTNPTGKRNFRLNWASGATLQSDIPATPEFSLFVGDLSPTATEAHLLSLFQTKFKSVKTVRVMTDPITGASRCFGFVRFADEKERRRALAEMNGVWCQGRQLRVAYATPRNNLLQQQQAHPAPPAPPSPPAPPAQTLPDSLGLLVGVPSLAQLDAASLGRAQQPLLLGAAGSLVGSNSLPLAAPRQLPADTANTTVFIGGLSNMISEGQLHALFMPFGNILSVKVPPGRGCGFVRFENRMDAEAAIQGMQGFIVGGNAIRLSWGRTHSHSGSSGSSGSSGSSGSLAIDHHPYHQHPQQQRLAWASQQLGDGVNLRFSGTGSMAAAATAATGLLQSAAPQQTAIHPSLLP
- the MET8 gene encoding bifunctional precorrin-2 dehydrogenase/sirohydrochlorin ferrochelatase MET8 (Syntenic homolog of Saccharomyces cerevisiae YBR213W (MET8)), translating into MLSLPLAHQMGGRHVLLVGCGAVGMTRVDKLVPTGCKLTVVAPEVDAGLAAYMPGGMEVAAGATWVNKGWEPGQVYRVARREFAAGDEGLEAFAFVLACVPAGGLGARVHALSHARGVQCNVADVPALCDFYFGSQCALGERGLQVLVSSNGAAPRLTALLRADIERRYAALDWDEMCGRLRALRERARALSTQAGLPAEEALRFRMDWMRQVTDAFGLEHCAAMDVERLAGLFGEMAAAAAAGRPRALPADLVSVYTESST
- the OLE1 gene encoding stearoyl-CoA 9-desaturase (Syntenic homolog of Saccharomyces cerevisiae YGL055W (OLE1)), whose protein sequence is MEQVDLPNANKIAAGANKASVRVVNGLGALMGSKAMAAVDFEKDSMAEMLARDQREKEHYRHHKHISEQPWTLNNWHLHVNWVNIVLVVVVPIIGLYLALSGRVPPRFEVLALAIVYYSLGGLGITAGYHRLWAHRSYSARWPLRVMYALFGASSVEGSIKWWGHSHRIHHRYTDTPRDPYDARRGLWYSHMGWMLLQPNPRYRARADIEDLMNDWVVRLQHRHYVLIMAFMAFLLPAIICHFIFRDFWGGLVYAGILRVFAIQQATFCINSLAHYLGDQPFDDRRTPRDNWITALVTLGEGYHNFHHEFPTDYRNAIRWYQYDPTKVFIYCASLVGLAYDLKKFSQNAIQQGLIQQKQKKLDNARSRLNWGTPLSQLPVWDRSEFVRASRENSGLVVISGIVHDVSGYITEHPGGETLIQAALGKDATRAFNGGVYMHSNAAHNILATMRVAVVKEGQDAATRFAARRGEALEKKTA